A region of Bacillus rossius redtenbacheri isolate Brsri chromosome 2, Brsri_v3, whole genome shotgun sequence DNA encodes the following proteins:
- the LOC134529344 gene encoding peflin isoform X3 — MSYNAMGYGGQPMAGHPVGQGYWGGQGQPTAVNPEVEQWFKAVDTDNSGKITSKELQSALVNGQGKHFSDTVCELMIGMFHTDKTGTIGINEFSLLYNYINQWLATFRAFDQDSSGSIEESELSQAFQQMGFHFSPEFVNFVIKRSDLENQKKITVDQFISICVQIQRFTEAFRTRDKELTGVITIGFEDFLSVALSCSV, encoded by the exons GCAATGGGATATGGAGGTCAACCAATGGCAGGACATCCAGTTGGTCAGGGATACTGGGGTGGCCAGGGACAGCCTACTGCTGTCAACCCTGAGGTAGAGCAGTGGTTCAAAGCTGTCGACACAGATAACTCTGGCAAGATAACCAGCAAGGAGCTGCAGTCAGCACTTGTCAATGGGCAAGGCAAGCACTTCAGTGATACAGTGTGTGAGCTGATGATTG GCATGTTTCACACTGATAAGACTGGTACAATTGGCATCAATGAATTTTCTTTGTTGTATAATTACATTAACCAGTGGCTAGCAACATTCCGAGCCTTTGATCAAGATAGCTCTGGCTCTATTGAAGAATCTGAACTGTCTCAAG CGTTCCAGCAAATGGGATTTCATTTCTCACCGGAGTTTGTTAACTTTGTCATCAAACGAAGCGATttagaaaatcagaaaaaaattactgttgaCCAGTTTATTAGCATATGTGTGCAGATTCAACGGTTTACTG aggCATTTCGAACCCGTGACAAGGAATTGACAGGGGTCATCACAATAGGATTTGAGGATTTCTTGTCGGTGGCATTAAGTTGCTCAGTGTAA
- the LOC134529344 gene encoding peflin isoform X1, with protein MGYGGQPMAGHPVGQGYWGGQGQPTAVNPEVEQWFKAVDTDNSGKITSKELQSALVNGQGKHFSDTVCELMIGMFHTDKTGTIGINEFSLLYNYINQWLATFRAFDQDSSGSIEESELSQAFQQMGFHFSPEFVNFVIKRSDLENQKKITVDQFISICVQIQRFTEAFRTRDKELTGVITIGFEDFLSVALSCSV; from the exons ATGGGATATGGAGGTCAACCAATGGCAGGACATCCAGTTGGTCAGGGATACTGGGGTGGCCAGGGACAGCCTACTGCTGTCAACCCTGAGGTAGAGCAGTGGTTCAAAGCTGTCGACACAGATAACTCTGGCAAGATAACCAGCAAGGAGCTGCAGTCAGCACTTGTCAATGGGCAAGGCAAGCACTTCAGTGATACAGTGTGTGAGCTGATGATTG GCATGTTTCACACTGATAAGACTGGTACAATTGGCATCAATGAATTTTCTTTGTTGTATAATTACATTAACCAGTGGCTAGCAACATTCCGAGCCTTTGATCAAGATAGCTCTGGCTCTATTGAAGAATCTGAACTGTCTCAAG CGTTCCAGCAAATGGGATTTCATTTCTCACCGGAGTTTGTTAACTTTGTCATCAAACGAAGCGATttagaaaatcagaaaaaaattactgttgaCCAGTTTATTAGCATATGTGTGCAGATTCAACGGTTTACTG aggCATTTCGAACCCGTGACAAGGAATTGACAGGGGTCATCACAATAGGATTTGAGGATTTCTTGTCGGTGGCATTAAGTTGCTCAGTGTAA